One window of Catonella massiliensis genomic DNA carries:
- a CDS encoding family 20 glycosylhydrolase — translation MSRGIVPQYIKRTGPARHINKQTKIQTDIPVIQEILVEKIKNTGTEEGFKVICFHKEIPAAIGERISNEFNVPKPSHSECHIIEAKGDEIQVYALSERGLFYGAVSIIHLMEKGCVDELLAYDYPVCDERGMKVFLPASKDIGFFKKFVDMICYFKFNSIMIEIGGAMEYKRHPEINEGWIKYCEEMSEYSGKTTKIQDYTYPWYKNAIHMENGGGNFLTQDEVRELAAYCRSRMLEVIPEVPSLGHCDYLMMGHMDIAERPEDPYADTYCPSNPASYELLFDVLDEVIEVFNPEVINIGHDEYYTIGVCEKCRGKSGADIFAGDVNKIYNYLKSKGVKTLLWGDKLLKNAKVPNAGPFGGAEIQMYMPQFHQKDGKKIGIMPATYQAIDMVPKDLLILHWNWNLGEHLEDEFLDKNFNIRYGNFEGYYFSNWKEHIEKSGRHGAFISNWSSLNEVILQRNTIFFGISYAYEMFWNHNYEDGDYETIRDKTFEYLYHYKYADAQGLEAKESHDGHPAYVELIHTTDYFVDFKFFVDGVFPEKEVYEIGQLVFEYEDGQTEKVPLTYGYNIGNKDVKWERNKDGDPGYNHGFKLADHLLEMSFATLPLKKGEETVYKCLVANPQPKKVLKDFRTEVYPDKNCKVYTESVRYLS, via the coding sequence ATGAGCAGAGGAATTGTTCCGCAGTATATAAAAAGGACAGGTCCAGCAAGACACATAAACAAGCAGACTAAAATACAGACAGATATCCCGGTGATACAGGAAATCCTTGTGGAAAAGATAAAAAATACCGGTACTGAAGAAGGTTTCAAAGTTATTTGCTTTCATAAGGAAATACCTGCCGCTATTGGTGAGCGTATAAGCAATGAGTTTAATGTCCCAAAGCCTTCGCATAGTGAATGCCACATAATTGAGGCTAAAGGTGATGAGATACAGGTATATGCACTAAGTGAAAGAGGTTTGTTTTACGGTGCAGTATCTATAATCCACCTGATGGAAAAAGGCTGTGTTGATGAGCTTCTTGCTTATGACTATCCGGTATGTGATGAAAGAGGAATGAAGGTATTTCTACCTGCATCAAAGGATATAGGATTTTTCAAGAAATTCGTCGATATGATTTGTTACTTTAAGTTTAACAGCATCATGATAGAAATCGGCGGTGCAATGGAGTACAAGAGACATCCCGAGATAAATGAAGGATGGATTAAGTACTGTGAAGAAATGAGCGAATACTCAGGAAAAACAACAAAGATACAGGACTACACCTATCCATGGTACAAAAATGCCATACATATGGAAAACGGGGGAGGCAATTTCCTGACACAGGATGAGGTCAGAGAATTGGCAGCTTACTGTAGGAGTAGGATGTTAGAAGTTATTCCTGAAGTACCTTCACTTGGACATTGTGACTATCTTATGATGGGACACATGGACATAGCTGAAAGACCGGAGGACCCATATGCGGACACCTACTGCCCTTCAAACCCGGCTTCTTATGAGCTTCTGTTTGATGTACTTGATGAAGTTATAGAGGTATTTAATCCTGAAGTTATTAATATAGGACATGATGAATACTATACAATTGGAGTTTGTGAAAAATGCAGAGGAAAGAGTGGGGCTGACATCTTTGCAGGTGATGTGAATAAGATATATAATTACCTGAAATCAAAGGGTGTAAAAACTTTACTTTGGGGTGATAAGCTTCTGAAGAATGCTAAGGTACCTAATGCAGGACCTTTTGGCGGGGCTGAGATACAGATGTATATGCCTCAGTTCCACCAAAAAGATGGCAAAAAGATAGGTATTATGCCTGCAACATACCAGGCAATCGATATGGTGCCTAAGGATCTTCTGATCTTACATTGGAACTGGAATCTTGGAGAGCATCTTGAAGATGAGTTTTTGGATAAGAACTTTAATATCCGTTATGGTAACTTTGAAGGATATTATTTCTCAAACTGGAAAGAGCATATTGAAAAGAGTGGCCGCCACGGAGCATTTATATCCAACTGGAGTTCATTAAATGAGGTAATTTTACAGAGAAATACTATATTCTTCGGTATTTCCTATGCGTATGAAATGTTCTGGAATCATAATTATGAAGATGGAGATTATGAGACAATTAGAGACAAGACCTTTGAATATCTCTATCATTATAAATATGCAGACGCACAGGGACTTGAGGCAAAGGAGAGCCATGATGGACATCCTGCGTATGTAGAGCTTATTCATACTACTGACTACTTTGTTGACTTTAAGTTCTTTGTAGATGGAGTATTCCCTGAAAAGGAAGTATATGAGATTGGTCAGCTGGTATTTGAATATGAAGATGGACAGACTGAAAAGGTACCTCTAACTTATGGGTACAACATAGGCAATAAAGATGTGAAATGGGAGAGAAACAAGGACGGAGACCCGGGATATAATCACGGTTTTAAGCTTGCAGATCATCTTCTTGAAATGTCTTTTGCTACTCTCCCTCTTAAAAAAGGCGAAGAGACAGTTTATAAGTGCCTTGTGGCAAATCCACAACCTAAAAAGGTGCTTAAGGATTTCAGGACAGAAGTTTATCCAGACAAGAATTGCAAGGTTTATACAGAATCAGTCAGATACTTGTCCTAA
- a CDS encoding extracellular solute-binding protein: MRKLRKWLAAGLSMTMALALVACGSGAKNDTKSNANGSAVKQASTQSKSSGTESKASTLEPVTLKMYFIGEPQSDNDMVFEEINKHLKEKINATIEPHYLSWGDYQQRYPLLFSSGEDFDMIYTAAWAFYAETASKGGFYEITPEMVDKYCPLAKAALPANAWVNTQVAGKNYMIPQNNYWANHYGAFVRGDLRKKYGMEPLKTVEDIEKFMAKVKENEPGMIPLDVSSNNAEIIMRALVMYPQGRYYLSHTLTYDYTNSEKLDLVPFYDLPGFEEHIKRMKDWNQKGYISKSDLTSSNTNRFDSGKSAVKFGNIGDANTAWQNAKQNHPDWEVEYINLLENKPLGSAGFTGNGVGFNARSKNIERALMATDLLNYDKDLNFLINNGIPGVHSKLLGTVKIDGHDFQQIEVIKPDAYGGISTWCFANAPSLPIDSFPKYGEIQASYYFKQLVFNPVDGMSFVLDSVNTEQANVYNVRTEYSPILYLGFAEDPMATLAEFKEKLKAAGEEKFNQEITKQAQAVFDAAKK; the protein is encoded by the coding sequence AAGCAATGCAAATGGAAGTGCCGTAAAGCAGGCTTCCACTCAGTCTAAGTCATCAGGCACAGAGAGCAAGGCAAGTACATTGGAGCCGGTTACACTTAAGATGTATTTCATAGGTGAGCCACAGTCCGACAATGACATGGTTTTTGAAGAAATCAACAAGCATTTGAAAGAGAAAATCAACGCTACAATTGAGCCTCATTACTTATCTTGGGGAGACTATCAGCAGAGATATCCGCTTTTATTCTCATCAGGTGAAGACTTTGATATGATTTATACTGCTGCTTGGGCGTTTTATGCCGAGACAGCATCAAAGGGCGGTTTTTATGAAATAACACCTGAGATGGTAGATAAATATTGTCCTCTTGCAAAGGCAGCACTTCCTGCGAATGCATGGGTAAATACCCAGGTAGCGGGAAAGAACTATATGATTCCACAGAATAACTACTGGGCAAATCATTACGGCGCATTTGTCCGTGGTGACCTTCGTAAAAAATACGGTATGGAGCCACTTAAGACAGTTGAGGATATAGAGAAGTTTATGGCTAAGGTTAAAGAGAATGAGCCTGGAATGATTCCTCTAGATGTCTCAAGTAACAATGCTGAGATTATTATGAGAGCTCTCGTTATGTATCCACAGGGACGTTACTATCTCTCACATACCTTGACATACGATTATACCAATTCAGAAAAGCTTGATCTTGTACCATTTTATGACCTTCCTGGATTTGAAGAGCATATCAAGCGTATGAAGGATTGGAACCAGAAAGGCTATATCTCAAAGAGTGATCTTACATCATCTAATACAAACCGTTTTGATTCCGGTAAGAGTGCAGTTAAATTCGGCAATATAGGTGATGCAAACACAGCTTGGCAGAACGCAAAACAGAATCACCCTGACTGGGAAGTAGAGTATATCAATCTTCTTGAAAATAAACCACTTGGTTCTGCAGGATTTACCGGTAACGGCGTTGGCTTCAATGCAAGAAGTAAAAATATTGAAAGAGCTTTGATGGCAACAGACCTTCTTAACTATGATAAGGATCTTAATTTCCTTATTAACAACGGTATACCTGGAGTACACAGTAAGCTTCTTGGAACTGTTAAGATAGATGGACATGATTTCCAGCAGATAGAAGTAATTAAACCTGATGCTTACGGCGGAATCAGTACCTGGTGCTTTGCAAATGCGCCAAGTCTTCCTATAGATTCTTTCCCTAAGTACGGTGAAATTCAGGCATCATATTACTTTAAGCAGCTTGTATTTAACCCGGTAGATGGTATGTCATTCGTCCTTGATTCTGTAAATACCGAGCAGGCAAATGTATATAATGTAAGAACTGAGTATTCACCTATCTTATACTTGGGATTTGCTGAAGACCCTATGGCAACCTTAGCTGAATTCAAAGAAAAGCTTAAAGCAGCTGGTGAGGAGAAATTTAATCAGGAAATAACCAAGCAGGCACAGGCAGTTTTTGATGCTGCTAAAAAATAA